Proteins co-encoded in one Pogona vitticeps strain Pit_001003342236 chromosome 9, PviZW2.1, whole genome shotgun sequence genomic window:
- the TMEM145 gene encoding transmembrane protein 145 isoform X2, which translates to MKESVIRPENNQVINLTTQYAWSGCKLVTENSVRYLSCASGRSFRSVRERWWYVALSKCGGDGLELEYEMILTNGKSFWTRHFSADEFGILETDITFLLIFILILIISCYFGYLLKGRQLLHTTYKMFMMAAGVEVLSLMFFCIYWGQYASDGIGKSSLKILAKLLFSVSFLIFLLMLILLGKGFTVTRGRISHTGSIKLSVYMTLYTITHVVLFIYEAEFFDQAQVLYTYESPAGYGLIALQFVAYIWFCYAILITLKQFPEKQPFYVPFFAAYTLWFFAVPVTALIANFGIPKWAREKIVNGIQLGIHLYAHAVFLIMTRPSAANKNFPYHVRTSQIGIVEEVAAGAKFPHHVYGNVTFISDSVPNFTELFSIPQSTGTDTGNPRKQVEETSSADRTLTPSCVVTTSELSGAPVLLKPSSGSETQPPPYQLHAPQLHQHNGYTEYFSMHTAGARPV; encoded by the exons ATGAAAGAATCCGTAATCCGCCCAGAAAACAATCAGGTGATCAACCTCACAACCCAGTATGCCTGGTCTGGATGTAAG TTGGTAACAGAGAACTCAGTGCGTTATCTGAGCTGTGCTAGTGGCAGAAGTTTCCGCTCAGTCCGTGAGCGTTGGTGGTATGTGGCTCTCAGCAAGTGTGGG GGTGACGGGCTGGAACTGGAATATGAGATGATTCTGACCAACGGCAAGTCCTTCTGGACACGTCACTTCTCAGCCGATGAGTTTG GCATCCTGGAAACTGACATTACTTTTCTGCTTATCTTCATCCTGATCCTCATCATTTCCTGCTACTTTGGCT ATCTCTTGAAGGGGCGGCAGCTTCTTCACACCACCTATAAGATGTTCATGATGGCAGCTGGCGTGGAGG TGCTCAGCCTAATGTTCTTTTGCATTTACTGGGGCCAATATGCAAGTGATGGCATTGGAAAAAGCAGCCTCAAGATCTTGG CTAAGCTCCTCTTCTCGGTCAGTTTCCTGATCTTCCTTCTGATGCTGATTCTGCTGGGAAAAGGATTTACTGTCACCAG GGGCCGGATCAGTCACACTGGCTCTATCAAGCTTTCCGTGTACATGACGCTGTATACTATCACACACGTTGTGCTGTTCATCTATGAGGCTGAG ttCTTTGATCAGGCGCAGGTGCTGTACACGTATGAGTCGCCAGCTGGATATGGCCTGATCGCCTTGCAGTTTGTGGCTTACATCTGGTTCTGCTACGCCATCCTCATCACTCTTAAGCAGTTCCCAGAGAAACAGCCTTTCTACGTACCCTTCTTTGCTGCCTACACCCTCTG GTTCTTCGCTGTCCCGGTTACTGCACTTATTGCTAACTTTGGCATCCCTAAGTGGGCTCGGGAAAAAATAGTCAATGGTATCCAGCTGGGTATTCACCTGTATGCCCATGCAGTCTTTCTG atCATGACGCGGCCCTCCGCAGCCAATAAGAACTTCCCATACCATGTGCGGACGTCACAGATCGGGATTGTCGAAGAGGTGGCAGCCGGGGCCAAGTTTCCGCATCACGTGTACGGCAACGTGACCTTCATCAGCGACTCAGTGCCCAACTTCACAGAACTCTTCTCCATCCCTCAGAGCACAGGGACCGACACCGGCAAT CCTCGTAAACAGGTGGAGGAGACGTCGTCTGCGGACCGTACCCTGACGCCCAGCTGCGTGGTCACCACCTCGGAGCTCAGCGGTGCCCCAGTGCTGTTGAAGCCTTCCTCGGGGAGTGAGACCCAGCCACCCCCCTACCAGCTCCATGCCCCCCAGCTCCACCAACACAATGGCTACACTGAGTATTTTAGCATGCACACAGCTGGTGCGCGGCCTGTCTAA
- the TMEM145 gene encoding transmembrane protein 145 isoform X1, whose amino-acid sequence MGLRMERSWPLQPRPGALGLLRPLQLLLLLLPETCWGKYVKGNISTKEDWVFLTRFCFLSDYGRLDFQFRYPEAKCCENILLYFDDPSQWPSVYKKENKDCLMKESVIRPENNQVINLTTQYAWSGCKLVTENSVRYLSCASGRSFRSVRERWWYVALSKCGGDGLELEYEMILTNGKSFWTRHFSADEFGILETDITFLLIFILILIISCYFGYLLKGRQLLHTTYKMFMMAAGVEVLSLMFFCIYWGQYASDGIGKSSLKILAKLLFSVSFLIFLLMLILLGKGFTVTRGRISHTGSIKLSVYMTLYTITHVVLFIYEAEFFDQAQVLYTYESPAGYGLIALQFVAYIWFCYAILITLKQFPEKQPFYVPFFAAYTLWFFAVPVTALIANFGIPKWAREKIVNGIQLGIHLYAHAVFLIMTRPSAANKNFPYHVRTSQIGIVEEVAAGAKFPHHVYGNVTFISDSVPNFTELFSIPQSTGTDTGNPRKQVEETSSADRTLTPSCVVTTSELSGAPVLLKPSSGSETQPPPYQLHAPQLHQHNGYTEYFSMHTAGARPV is encoded by the exons GACTGGGTCTTTCTGACACGATTCTGCTTCCTTTCCGACTATGGCCGCCTGGATTTCCAGTTCCGCTACCCAGAG GCCAAATGCTGTGAAAACATCCTTCTGTATTTTGATGATCCTTCCCAGTGGCCATCTGtctacaagaaagaaaataag GATTGTTTGATGAAAGAATCCGTAATCCGCCCAGAAAACAATCAGGTGATCAACCTCACAACCCAGTATGCCTGGTCTGGATGTAAG TTGGTAACAGAGAACTCAGTGCGTTATCTGAGCTGTGCTAGTGGCAGAAGTTTCCGCTCAGTCCGTGAGCGTTGGTGGTATGTGGCTCTCAGCAAGTGTGGG GGTGACGGGCTGGAACTGGAATATGAGATGATTCTGACCAACGGCAAGTCCTTCTGGACACGTCACTTCTCAGCCGATGAGTTTG GCATCCTGGAAACTGACATTACTTTTCTGCTTATCTTCATCCTGATCCTCATCATTTCCTGCTACTTTGGCT ATCTCTTGAAGGGGCGGCAGCTTCTTCACACCACCTATAAGATGTTCATGATGGCAGCTGGCGTGGAGG TGCTCAGCCTAATGTTCTTTTGCATTTACTGGGGCCAATATGCAAGTGATGGCATTGGAAAAAGCAGCCTCAAGATCTTGG CTAAGCTCCTCTTCTCGGTCAGTTTCCTGATCTTCCTTCTGATGCTGATTCTGCTGGGAAAAGGATTTACTGTCACCAG GGGCCGGATCAGTCACACTGGCTCTATCAAGCTTTCCGTGTACATGACGCTGTATACTATCACACACGTTGTGCTGTTCATCTATGAGGCTGAG ttCTTTGATCAGGCGCAGGTGCTGTACACGTATGAGTCGCCAGCTGGATATGGCCTGATCGCCTTGCAGTTTGTGGCTTACATCTGGTTCTGCTACGCCATCCTCATCACTCTTAAGCAGTTCCCAGAGAAACAGCCTTTCTACGTACCCTTCTTTGCTGCCTACACCCTCTG GTTCTTCGCTGTCCCGGTTACTGCACTTATTGCTAACTTTGGCATCCCTAAGTGGGCTCGGGAAAAAATAGTCAATGGTATCCAGCTGGGTATTCACCTGTATGCCCATGCAGTCTTTCTG atCATGACGCGGCCCTCCGCAGCCAATAAGAACTTCCCATACCATGTGCGGACGTCACAGATCGGGATTGTCGAAGAGGTGGCAGCCGGGGCCAAGTTTCCGCATCACGTGTACGGCAACGTGACCTTCATCAGCGACTCAGTGCCCAACTTCACAGAACTCTTCTCCATCCCTCAGAGCACAGGGACCGACACCGGCAAT CCTCGTAAACAGGTGGAGGAGACGTCGTCTGCGGACCGTACCCTGACGCCCAGCTGCGTGGTCACCACCTCGGAGCTCAGCGGTGCCCCAGTGCTGTTGAAGCCTTCCTCGGGGAGTGAGACCCAGCCACCCCCCTACCAGCTCCATGCCCCCCAGCTCCACCAACACAATGGCTACACTGAGTATTTTAGCATGCACACAGCTGGTGCGCGGCCTGTCTAA